The DNA window TGGCCTCCCGCGTGTTCCCGAGAATCTCAGTGTGGTCCAGTCCCACGTTCGTGATCACGCTCAGCACCGGGTCGAGGGCGTTCGTGGCGTCCAGCCGCCCGCCCAGCCCCACCTCCAGCACGGCGGCCCTGACACCCTGCTCCGCGAAGAGCAGGCAGCCCAGGGCCGTCACGATCTCGAAAAAGGAGGCCTCCACCACCTCGGCGTGGGGGCGCATCCGGCGCAGCGCCGCCCGCACCTCCTCCCCGCCGAGTTCCCGGCCACCCACTACGAAGCGTTCGGAGAAGCGTGTCAGGTGCGGGCTGGTGAAGAGGCCCGTCTGCTCTCCCCCAGCCCCCAGCATGGCCGCCAGGGTCGCCGCCGTGCTGCCCTTGCCGTTCGTGCCCCCGACGAGTACCGACCGGAAGGCCGCCTGTGGGTCCCCCAGGCGCGCGAGGAGCGCCCGCACCCGCGAGAGGCCTGGATGTACCCCGAAGCGTTGCCGGGCGAAGAGCCAGTCCAGATCGTCCACAGCCGTCATGGGGGAAGGATAGGGGCGCGGAAGGCGGCAGGGAAAAGGGCAGGGGGCCGGGAACGCTGCCCCGCCCCCTGCCCCCCCAACGCCCTCAGGCCTCCGGCGCGAAGTACGCCTCCAGCGCGGGCACAATCTGCTTCTTGCGGCTGATGCGGTGGCCCAGGTCCGCGCGCCCATCCGCGACCTCCACACCGAAGGTCTCGCGCAGCACCTTCTCCTCAGTCGCTGACAGGACCAGGGTTACGTTCGTCTCGTTCAAAATATCCACGACCGAGAGCAGGACGCCGTTCAGCCCCTCCTCCGCCCGCACCCGGTCCATCGCGGCGAGGAGCTCCGCCTGACGGCCCAGCACATAGGCGGGGTTGGTCGTTTCGATTACCCCGAGGCCCCAGCGCTGAGCGGGATCACCGAAGGGGAACACCTTGTAATCCATCTTCAGGAGCGTCTCTGCGGGGGTGTCCCCCAGGTCGCTCTTGGCCGCGAACATGGCGAGGGCGTACGCTTCCACGTCCTCCACCCCGGCGATAGGGGCCAGGAATGCCACTGCCTTGCGGTCGCCCTCGGTGGTCGTCGGGCTGCGGAAGTGCAAGGTGTCACTCAGGATTGCGCTCAGCATCAGCCGGGCGTCCAGCCGCTCCACGGGCAGGTTCGCCTCGCGGTGCAACCTCAGCAGAATGGTCGCCGTGCAGCCCACCGGCTCGAAGCGCAGGTACGCGGGCTGGGAGGTCGTCAGGTCCCCCAGCTTATGGTGGTCGACCACATGGGTGACCGTCATGTCGGAAAGATTGGGCACCGACTGAGCACTTTCGTTGTGGTCCACGAGTGCCACGGCCGTGCCAGCTGGAAGTTCCGGGAGGAGTTCCGGCGCCTCCACTCCTGCCTCCCGAAGCACGAAGGGCGTCTCGAAATTCAACTCGC is part of the Deinococcus apachensis DSM 19763 genome and encodes:
- a CDS encoding manganese-dependent inorganic pyrophosphatase; its protein translation is MLPVFGHTNPDTDAITSALVYARLLTRQGVAAQAYRLGELNFETPFVLREAGVEAPELLPELPAGTAVALVDHNESAQSVPNLSDMTVTHVVDHHKLGDLTTSQPAYLRFEPVGCTATILLRLHREANLPVERLDARLMLSAILSDTLHFRSPTTTEGDRKAVAFLAPIAGVEDVEAYALAMFAAKSDLGDTPAETLLKMDYKVFPFGDPAQRWGLGVIETTNPAYVLGRQAELLAAMDRVRAEEGLNGVLLSVVDILNETNVTLVLSATEEKVLRETFGVEVADGRADLGHRISRKKQIVPALEAYFAPEA